The region AGTGCCCTCCATCTCACATTTTCTTCCTTGCCTATAAAAACAATCACAGCATAAGTTGCATAACAGTAGGACTAAAATCAGATAGTTCAAAGCTTTCATATAACAGAAACGACTTTACCATGCAAAGAATCCCGTGGTTAATCTATCAAGTTTACATTTGGCACATACCAACATTCAGCAACTCAAGGTTCAGAGAGAATTATGCAATGGAGATGTCCATTTATCATCCATTACAAGTTATGGAGACTACATACTACATAGTATGAAGAGATTATGAACTAAAATTGGCACCAGGAAAAAATTGGCTTAACATAATTTAGCAAGAAAAAGTCCTCTAAAAACATGAGATTCTGCTGGCAAAAGGAAACAGAAAAAATCCAAAACTTTTCATCCATTTAACAGGATAAGTTACCACATCAAATAGGGCTTGTTGGGAGTAATTCAAAGAGCTTGATGTTATAGGCACCACTAGTTATGGATTTTAACAGTACTTTCAAGGAGCGAGTAAGCAACTTAATTGCCTTTTCAAATCTTCACTATTGGAAATGAAGCAAAAAAATCCTTGCCATCGATCAGAAGGAAAAGACATTTTCAACAAATTAACATGTAGAAACTCATACTCTAGTATTTTCTGGATAAGGACCAAAGGTGTTGTTGGCAACAGAACAGGAGGCAACGCTACAAAGGTAAACACTGTAAGGGGGGTTTTGGCATTATAAGTGATGGGGGTAAATGTGGTAGGAACTGATTAAGCTGGAATtggcaaagttttttttttgataagtaataagttggtcttattaaaagcgtaaggcgcccctcaatacaccggcagtatacaagagaacgcacctagctagaaagagaaaaacgaacaagaaattcatcaaaggtaaacgacaacggtgacacaaaagccaccgtccaaagatacaacgtatgaaaaaaaagaagctaaaatatcctccgaggatctctccaaatcctcaaaacacctatcatttctttccttccaaacataccagagaatgcatgtcggcaccatcttccaaataacAGCACTCCTCGGCCTACCAGCCGTCCACCAACACGCAACCAAGTCAAGGACTCTCAGAGGCATAATCCAAGACAGATCAAAACGAGAAAAAATAGCACTCCACATAGCGTATGCAACATCGCAGTGAAGGAGAAAatgatccactgattccccgcttctcttgcaaatgcaacatctatccaccacaatgacatgTCTCTTCCTGAGGTTATCCACCGTTAGGATCTTACCTAGAGCCGCAGACCACGCGAAAAAAGCCGCCCGCAGAGGAGCCTGAGTCTGCcatacactcttccaaggaaagtgacTTCTCACATCGCAAGCCAGAGAGCTAAGGAAAGACtcaaccttgaacaaaccttttttggaagggATCCACCACAATTTGTCTTCACTACCTCTATTAAAACTGACCTAGTGCAATACCTGGAAAAAAGCAGCAAAGgcatccacttcccaatcatgcacttCTCTAAAAAAGCACACGCTCCACTGATTGAAGCCACCCACAAGCTCCACATTATCCGCAACTGAAGCATCCTTCGCACgagcaattccaaataaaacaggaaaagcttccttaagagttGAGTTCCCataccacaaatcatgccaaaattttgttctagccccacctcccacctcaaatctagagaATCCTACAAATTTcttccaccctttcctgatgttcttccacaaccccaccccaaaagtACCTGTAGGCTCTAGggagcaccaacctccccataaacttccaaacttggaatccaccgctattctccaccaagcttccCTCTCAATCCCATAACGCCACAGCCATTTGCTTAATAGAGCCTTGTTAAACACCACCAGATTTCTAATACCCAACCCGCCTTCTGAAAGTGGAGTGCACACTTTAGACCATTTCACCAAATGATACTTGAACTCATCACCAATTCCTCCCCAAAGGAAgtctcgttgtagcttctcaatacgagcacctacacttgccgggataggaaaaagagacaaaaaatacgTGGGCAAGTTGGAAAGAGTACTCTTGATGAGGGTACAGTTGGAAAGCGTACTGGAATTGGCAAAGTTGGAGATGATAATGGGATAGAGGCAGCAGAAATAGGATCAATAAAGGTGTTGACGATTTTAAATATGGTGGAGTGGCAGTAGCAGCTGTGGTCATTGAGCTACAGTTGTCTGATAACAACTTCACCATTGTTTAAGTGATGCTGAAACTGGTTGTGTTTCAGTTATGGATCATATAGTGATGTGGTGAAGCAATATAGTATTGATTCCACTTTATAAACAAGATTTCACTATATTTCCTCTAAGTTTCAGAGTGTGATTTTCAAATCCCGCCATCACTGGGGTCCGGGGGTTATGGGTAGGGGGAAACCAACCCAATTGTGTAGCCCAGCATTTGCTGCATTtggacccaaaaagaaaaagaaaaaaaagaaagaataatattctCTTGATGTACTTGTCAAAGAAAACATTGAGTATAAATTTAGTGAGAGACTTATATATCAGgagaaaaacatattaaaaagaaaaaagaagtattTTCTGCTTCTACTTTGCTTTGTTCtttcctttatttctttctttttctttttgtaatttaataatagtttttttttttttttttttttgaaatattccTCCAAAAGTAAGGAAAGTGCTGgtaaattactttaaaaaacaaTCTGAAAATGCAACAATTTTCTTCTGTCTAGAATTACCCATCGTGTTTAGAATCTACTAACATTTACTATTAAGACTTATTTGTCCAAGAGGCTCAATAAACTTTATAATTAATTCGAGGTAAATGATCCATTTGATGACACAACCAGATAATAAGTGACAGTTCCAACGCCAAGAGGATTTTGCTAACCAGATTATCTAATGCGCAGAGACTTCTATAAGCAAAAATCCACAGGAATGTATAATGCAGCGCAATGGAAACTCAGCTAATGGAATTTTTATGTtactttaaagaataaaaagttaataaGTTAAAATCAAATGCCATAGATACTTCACTTCCATTTATTGCACTTCATTCTTGATTTATACTGAATTGATTAAAACTCAAGCATCTTTGTTCGGCAAATCATCACAGCCACTCCACTAAAAGGTGAGAAAGTAATTGGGAAATTATCGTGAATTCTAGTACATCTAACTCTAAGTTGAGGTCAATAAGGGAATAACCATATATAGATAAATGAGCAGGATATAATCTAAGCAACTGATGAAAATTAGAACCTTTTCTTTAGCAATCAACAGTAGATCAGTTCtgagtttaaaattattttctataaaaaggaagaaaggcAAATAGGTACAAAAAAGTAAGATAACACATGCACTCACCAAACCATCCTCTCGACTCAGCAACACTCCAATAACTCTGCGCCTCACTACGAGGACCAGCATCTTTCCGAGTCTCTCCACCACTAAACAAAAGCAAAGCTGCATCATCTTTGGCTGCAATGTCAACTCCCTCTTGTATGTGTCTCACAAACGTAGCAGCTTGGCCAGGATTCTTCTGATAAgactccaaaaaccatgaatcCTCCTCATCAGCTTTCCCACAGCTACTAGTATATACAGAATGCCCGGCAACCATTACAAGATTGTGAAGCTTTGGAAATGGATAGTTCTCCGAACCCACATCAAGTTTTCGGTAATTACTCGTCATCCGGTAGTGGCTCTCATATAGAGACAGAACGATGAGAGCTGTGATCCCAAGTGACAGGGAGATGATGACAAATAAAAGTGGGTGCAGCTTATAGTAATACTGAATACGGGTTCCGAAAGATTTAAGCATTTTGATGGGATGAAACGGTGAATTCTTATGCTTTCGGGCACGTCTACTGATTCCTGATTCTAAATCAAAGTCAGCGGCTCTTCGGTATGCCTGGAAGGACTTGGGGCTCACAGAAGACCCAAATGGAAAATTGTTCATGATAATACGAATCCAGCTTATGGGTTTGGAGAGGGAGTGGCATTAATCATACCCAATTtgcaatttaaacaaataaagcaTTGGGATCGTGGATTTTTTGATTCAGACATCAGAAGTACCAAATAATCACACAAGAATATAGAAAGTTCAACTACGTCCATATCATATGCTAGTGAtattacaaatcaattcctCAGTAGGAAATTTTGCAGCTTGCGGAAAAGAAATTAATCATGTGCAGGAAGGATCCAAGAGAGCAGAACCAAATGGATTTGTGAGGGAATTGGAAAAAGTAAAGCCGAGCAAGAAGAGGACTCACCCACAAACTTTGTGAGATCTGGCGTGTTTAGTACTACTGAGACGACTCGGAGTATTTTGTTGGGAGATGGCGCTGGCTGAACGGTATTACTGAGAAGATGATGAGTTTCAGAGAAATGTCATTTAGATTGTCCGCACAGAAGCCCAAAATTGAGGCCTTTATGGGCTCTACTGACTTGGGTCAGAATCAGAATAACGAGAATGTAAGTACCAAATAATCACTCAAGAATATAGAAAGTTCAACTACGTCCATATCATATGCTAGTGATATTACAAATCAATTGCTCAGTAGGAAATTTTGCAGCTTGcgtaaaagaaattaatcatGTGCAGGAAGGATCCAAGAGAGCAGAACCAAATGGATTTGTGAGGGAATTGGAAAAAGTAAAGCCTAGCAAGAAGAGGACTCACCCACAAAACTTTGTGAGATCTGGCGTGTTTAGTACTACTGAGACGACTCGGATTTCCTGAGGACCTCGTTTGTTAAACAAATTGTTAATTCGTCAGAGACTCGGAGTATTTTGTTGGGAGATGGCGCTGGCTGAACGGTATTACTGAGAAGATGATGAGTTTCAGAGAAATGTCATTTAGATTGTCCGCACAGAAGCCCAAAATTGAGGCCTTTATGGGCTCTACTGACTTGGGTCAGAATCAGAATAACGAGAATGTAAGTACCAAATAATCACTCAAGAATATAGAAAGTTCAACTACGTCCATATCATATGCTAGTGATATTACAAATCAATTGCTCAGTAGGAAATTTTGCAGCTTGcgtaaaagaaattaatcatGTGCAGGAAGGATCCAAGAGAGCAGAACCAAATGGATTTGTGAGGGAATTGGAAAAAGTAAAGCCTAGCAAGAAGAGGACTCACCCACAAAACTTTGTGAGATCTGGCGTGTTTAGTACTACTGAGACGACTCGGATTTCCTGAGGACCTCGTTTGTTAAACAAATTGTTAATTCGTCAGAGACTCGGAGTATTTTGTTGGGAGATGGCGCTGGCTGACCGGTATTACTGAGAAGATGCTAATTCGTCAGAGACTCGGAGTTCCAGAGAAATGTGGTTTAGATTGTCCGCACAGAAGCCCAAAATTGAGGCCTTTATGGGCTCTACTGACTTGGGTCAGAATCAAAATAACGAGAATGTGTGTGAATAGGCATAAACCGATAGGCCACTTTCAACTATGCTTTGATTCTAATAAGTGGGCTTCCAGTGATTGATCGTGATTCGTGAAAGACCAAATCATGTTGAATATTCAAGTACCCTTTCTGCTGAGCTGTCGATGGGCTGGGTTTGGGCTTGTCATGGCCcaattttgtactttttttgggggggtttaaTATGTGGGCTTTTTGAgggtggtgtttgatttggtgcCCACTTGTTTTAAGGAGTATACGTCATAGGTGGCACGTGGATGTGGCTGGATGTTTGGGGGAATATGGTCATCTTCTCAGTTGTTTCACCGACCAGGATCCTCTCTAGTCGAGAAAAGCTCAAAAAAGAGCCGGCCAATTATTatcaagaatatatttttttgtaatttcacaaaCTCAACAGGAGCCTGGAGGATCCTGTTGCTTGTTTCACTTCTTCCTTTAAAGCAACATTTTTGAATGATAAATGGAGACTTGACGAGCGACGGAAACGTAGACTGGTGTATGGAGACATGCGCCAGTCAGTCGAGTTGACAAAAAATATGCTCATTTTCTTTATTGACAATTTACGCAACAAATTCATGTCGATCCCAATCTGAGGAGAACAATTGTGAAACTTTATATTTGACTAATTTATCAAAATCTCAAACCACAAGaccaaaaatacatttattctcaaataaataaataaaacacaaatgtATAATTATgaaatgtcatatatatatatatatatatatatatatatatatatataagagtaaaATGTAACCTTAAGGTTTTAAtatgtctttattttattttattccactttttatatcattaaatttttctcatataataaatatgatttGGCAACCAACGTAAAAGATACCaccttatatatagtatattttagcgtgaaaaaaaatgtttcagatttttatttttattttatttttcattcaaagggggaaaagggcaaaaaaaaaaaaaaaaaaattgtttcagaATTAGTGTATATATGCTCAATCATGATGTTAGAAATATTCAGAATTATTCCCTTGTTTGCCTGTTATCAAAATCTGATTCTACATATTGTGATAATTTCTCATTCATAGACTAAATGAGATACTAATTTATTCTTTTGtatgatttaattttattcGGTAAGATTTTGCATTAATTTTctgattgtatttttttttttttttttttttgaccgtGACCTGCGTAATTCAACTACAAACAGACAATAAGAATCTAAGAAAAATGTATTCTAGCttttgtttacaaaatttaatggagtgttttttttaaccttttatttAGCTACTTTAGCCTAAAATTACAAATAGCTAATCAATTGATAATGCTCTAATAtgaatttcatatattaatacTGATTTTATCTAAGACATTAATTAGCGATAAACAACGTGTCATCTCTAATATATTAGTATTAGCATTAGCAACGACCAAAATGTTTTCCCTAAACATATTAATAATGTGTCATCACTAACATGGATTTCAGatattagtattaattttatCTAAGACATTAGTGACGGCAGAGATGTcttctacaaaaaaaatgggatttctggacggttttaaaccgtccgtAAATccgaaaaaaccgtctggaaaaagttccagacggttttttatggacggtttaaaaccatcCAGGATAATTGGTCGGTAAAAAATATTGCGGACGGTTTTACCCGAACCGTCCGCAATTTcggacggttttaaaaaaaccgtccgTAATCTTTTTCGGACGGTTTTTCTAAAACCGTCCGCAATATTTTGCGGACGGTTCGGGTAAAACCGTCCGAAAAAGATTGCGGACGGTTCGGGCCGAAACCGTCCGTATCTATTTACGGACGGTTCgggcccaaaccgtccgtaattttacagacggtttgggcccgAACCGTCTGGGATTTATATAGGCTTTTACCGaataattctagacggtttgggcccaaaccgtccagaattattatttttttaaaaaaattaatatttaaaaaaaaaaaaaaaaacctaatacaaCATTTTCCAATCCATTTCCGAAATCccaaattcaaatctaaattcaaatacaaatacaaattcaaattcaaatccaaatctatttccaaattcaaatctaaattcaaatacaaatacaaattcaaatccaaatctatTTCCAAATTCAAACAACTCACAACATAACAATAGTCCAAATAGCTTAcatatttaaaacataattaaacaaCTCACAACGTAACCTATTacagaattcaaatataaatacataactaaaaatccaaaaatattaaaacaagttGTTTCCATACACAATTATAATCATCAATGCATGCAAGCCGGCCCATAGGAGAATTAATCTGATTTACGACCTGTGTGCATTGCTTGCTTCAACCATCTTGTTCATTTCTGCTTCCAGTGTTTGCTGCAATAGGTATACAAATATCAAATTGTTAGGTAAGAATCATCTTAATGAAGTTATgattaacatgtttttttttttcttgaaaagatGATTAACATGCCATTAGGTGAAAACTAAACACAAGTAATGAGAAGGCGTTTAAAAGTTTTGTACAAACAAGCCTATCTCATCATTTGAATATAAAGCAACCGCATAAATCAAACTAGTAGCATCAGCAGTTCACTCTTGTGTAAAACTTTGCATACCAATTCATCTTTTATCACTATGATTTTACCCATTTCCATGCACTGTAAGCCTAATATCTGTTTCTTAATAGTACatatttgaaaacaaattacATATACTCATCATGAACCATAAAGCACTCCAATCTGTATCATTtttaacttgaaaaaaaaaaatacagatatatatatatatctgtatcATTTTTAATGCACTCCAATCTATAACACCCCCACATTAGCTTCACCACTGCCATACAGCATTGTCACTATAAAAACCACTATAAAAACATAATTTGGAGGATCCCATCAGAAACGCTACTCTGAACCCATAAAAGTTTTGGTCCAACAATATTGACCACCCTGTATGCAACAAAAGTACACACATGACTCACCCACTTGATGAATGtcccaaaacaacaattaaaagtTGATGATGACAGTAGTCTAAAACCTAccacacaataaaaaaaaaaaatgaattaattaattaaaagaaaaaaatgatacatATAATTGTTTGACGACGTTTTCCCCCAATAACTAAAAAGACATGTTGACGAGAATTCCAATATTCAACCTAAGCATATAATAGTTAACACAAACTCTTAACTATTAGCATTCATCTTTAACCATAAATTATTCTagtgaaatttgaaataaaaatataacaatccCAATGAACAGTAAGAGGGGACAATTAGTGACTGAAGATGGCAAAGTTAAGTGTAAACCAAAACATCACCTTCTTCGTTG is a window of Alnus glutinosa chromosome 4, dhAlnGlut1.1, whole genome shotgun sequence DNA encoding:
- the LOC133866476 gene encoding uncharacterized protein C57A10.07 — encoded protein: MNNFPFGSSVSPKSFQAYRRAADFDLESGISRRARKHKNSPFHPIKMLKSFGTRIQYYYKLHPLLFVIISLSLGITALIVLSLYESHYRMTSNYRKLDVGSENYPFPKLHNLVMVAGHSVYTSSCGKADEEDSWFLESYQKNPGQAATFVRHIQEGVDIAAKDDAALLLFSGGETRKDAGPRSEAQSYWSVAESRGWFGKEENVRWRALTEEHARDSFENLLFSVCRFRELTGTYPYNITVVSYDFKEERFAHLHRSAIGFPESRFFYLGTPASPTSKEAALKGEALVRTQFQGDPYGCQGSLYRKKLRRDPFHREIPYPNGCPEIEGLFRYCGAAPYPGSLPWPSKAS